GATTTTAAAATGTTTAACATTGGTCTAACAATAATTAAATCTTTATATATAGAAGTTTTATTTAAGCCATAATGTTTAACAAAACTTTTTCTTTCTTGTTGTAATAAAAAAGTTTCTACTAAATCATTTCTATTGTGAGCTATTAATACATTTTTAATATTGTGTTTTTTGGAAACTTCAACAAAAAAATCATATCTAGTTTTTCTAGCTCAACTTTCAAAATTTTCTTTAAGTAAAGAGTAGTCTTGCTCAATTACAAGTTTTTCTAATTTCAAATTATTTTTTGCACAAAATTCTTCAACTATTTTCTGATCATTATCTGAATCATTTCTGAAATTATAATTAACATGACAAACAACTAAATCTTTTACACTCATTTTAACTAATTCATTCAACATAAACATGCTGTCAGGTCCACCTGAAACTGCAACTAAATATGAAAATGACGTATTTATTTTAAATTTTTGCATAATTTCTAGTCCTTAAAGTATTTCAATAGTTCATTAGTATATGATTCATCTTCTTTATGTGAAATTAAAGGCTTAATTATTTGCATTCCTTCATTTCCTTCTAAAATTGCATCAATTAAAATTGTTTTAGCTTCTTCTCCAACTTTTGAATGAATGAATTGCATTCTTTTAGGCGCGAATTTATATTTATAAAGCAAATTAATTATTTCGCCAGTTCTTTCAGGTCTATGAACTAATGTAAAAGAGCCTCCATTTTTTAGAATCAATCCTGCATTTTTTATTATTTCTTCAAGAGTTATTAAAGTCTCGTGTCTTGCGTTAACAACTTCTTCGCTAATCTTTTTTACTTTTGATTCTTCATGTTTTTTAAAAAATGGAGGATTACATATTACTGCATCAAATTTATTAGCCATTTCTTTAGCATAGACTTTGATATCTTTATTTACTATTTCAACTTGATCTACAAGATTATTTAATTTTATGTTTTCAATTGCTAAAGCTGCAGCCTTTTCTTGAATTTCAACTCCAACAATTTTTGCATTTGTATATTTTGAAATTATTAAAGGTATAACTGCATTATTAGTGCCAAAATCAACAATTTTATTTATTCCACTTTTCAAATTTACAAATCTTGCTATAAGAATACTGTCTAATGTAAAGTTAAACATTTCAGAATCTTGATAAATTTTTCTATTTTCATATCCTAGTAAATCATTCAAAATTTTCATTAGATTACCTCACTTACATGTATTAAAAAGACGTCTATCGCTAAATTGGTTTGAAATGTGAATTTTAAATCATTAATTAATTGCTGTGTTGCTTCTGCTATATTTAAGTGATTTTTAATTATTGTTCTACCATAAGCTTCTTCAAGCATAGCTATTAATTCTGATTTTTCTATTTTCTTTAATTCAGAGTTTGAAAGCAAAATAGAATTTTTATCTTTTTCTAAAATCAGCTCGATTAAGTTTTTAGGAGTTTCTGTTTTTATTTCATTTTCTAAGACAACTAATTTACATCTTGATTTAATTGTTGGTAGCACCTGACTTTTATTTTTAGTTAGCAAAATAGCAATAGTATTTTCTGGTGGTTCTTCTATGAATTTTAGTAAAGAATTACCTGATTCATTTTTTAGATTTTCTGCATTAGCTAAAACATAAACTTTAAACTTATTAACTTCATTTGTTGTTAAAGAGAATTTTTGCATAAGTTCAATAATATCTGTCTTGTTAATAGCTAAGTTTCCATCACCAAGAAACACAAAATTTGACAAACTTTTGCTTTCAAATCTTTTACAATTTTTACATTGGTCATTTTCAATACTTAAATTTTCACAAAAAATTATTCTCGACAATTCGTTCGCAAAATTGTTTAGATTTTCTTGGCTATCATTTGATACTAAAATAGAGCTAAACATTTTTTGATTTTTTAATTGCTCAACAAACTTTTCTAGTGCTTCTCTTTTTTTCATAATTCTATCTTTTCTAAAATAACATTTTTAGTTTGTTCAAAAACTTCGTCAGGTGTTTTTGACGCATCAATAACAGTTATTCTTTGCGCTTCTTTTTTTGATAAGTCTTCAAATGCTTGTTTTACAGACTCTTTAAATTTTCTTCCTTCTTCATCTAATCTATTTTTTTCATCATGTCTTCCAGAAAGTCTTTTTTCAGCATCTTCGAAACTTAATTCAAAATATAAAGTTAAATCTGGTAAGAATCCTTCCAAAATAGTTTTTTGTAATTCGTTTAAATAATCTACACCAAGTCCTCTTGCTCCACCTTGATATGCAGTTGTTGAATCCATAAATCTATCAGAAATAACTATATAACCTTGCTCAAGATAAGGTTTGATTACTTTTTCAAGATGTTCTTTTCTAGCTGCAATAAAAAGTAAAGCTTCTGTTCATGGTTCCATGCCTTGACTATCTTTATTTAATATAAGATCTCTGATTTTTTCAGAAATTGGTAAACCGCCTGGTTCTCTTGTCATAACAACCTTGTAGTTTAAATCTTCTAAATGCTTTTTAACCCTTTGCAGCGCAGTTGTTTTACCACTGCCATCCATTCCTTCAATTGTTATGAACATACTACACCTCATATTTCTTTCTATTTTTGAATGCACTTTCTAAAGTTGTTTCATCCATGTAGTCAAGGCTTCCACCCATTGGAATACCTTTTGCAATTCTTGTAATATTTATATTTAAATTCTTTGTCAATTGGTAAATATAATTCGTTGTTAGTTCTCCTTCAAAAGTTGCGTTCAAGGCTAAAATCAATTCACTATTTTTGCCGATTCTTGACAGAAGATTTTCAAAATTAATTTCTGATGGCGATTTTTTCTTATTTAAATTTATTTCAGATCCTAAAATATGATAAAGACCTTTATATTTATTAATTTTTTCAATGTTATTAACGTCTAATTGACTTGCAACAACACAAATAACATTTTGATTTCTACTTTCATCAGAACAAATTATGCACTTGCTTTCAATTTCATAATAGTTACAGATTGAGCAAATAGAAATATTTTCTTTTATTAGATTAAGTTGTTTAACAAAATTGTCTAAAGCAAATTTATCAATTATTAAGTTGTTAACTAATCTCTCACTAGTTTTCTTAGTAAGACCGTTGTTTTTATTAATGTTACTTATAATTTCTTCAAACAATTCTTTATTCATAATTAATCCTCTATTTCTAATTCATCAATGTTAAATAATCTCGATGCTGCTTCAATTGTTTTATCATCAAAATGACTTAAAACGACTGATTGTTTTTTGCTGTCAAAATAATCATCATAATTTATTTGCTTATATGTTGGCAATTGTCCATTTTCTTTTAATTTTTTAAATGTTACTTTTATTTCATTTCAAAACTCTTCATCAATTGGTAAAAATAATAATTTATCAAACTCTTTTTGTATTAGCTCTCTTTGTTCTTCATTTTGCAATGTTACTAATAAATTGTTAACATTTTCAAAATCCTCTGATCTTAAAAGTATTTCATTTTGTGATGCAGCTATAACTTTAAAGTTAAAGAAATTTATGTATTTTTTTGCTAACTCTGGATTTATTAAATTATCCTTTTCATCTGCATCAAAAAAACTATTAAGTTTTGCTTCAATTTCTTCACGTTTATTTTTGCTTGCACCAACTAATAAATTTATTACTTCCGAGATTTCAATTTTATATGTTTTCTTTTCTTCATTAGCAACTAGGTTTTTATTTAATTGTATTTTAAGATTTGTTAATGTTTTGATTTCAAAATTTTCTTCATTAACTTTTGGTTCGACGACTACTTCTGTTATTTCATCTTCATTTTTTTCTTCAACAATTAATTTACTTTCTTCATTCTCAACAATATTTTCTTTAAATAAAACTTGTGTTTCTTGAGTTGGTAAAGTTTCTACAACACTTTCTTCTACAGGTTTTTCTATTTGATTACTATTTGATTCTTCCAAATTATTTGTTATAAATGGTTCAGAAATTATATTCGTTCCTTCAGAAATTTTTTCAGCAATTATTTCATCTTTTGTTTCAATAATTGGTTTTATTGTTTCACTTACTTTAATTTTCTGTTCAACTGGATTTTTTAGTGTTTTTAATACACTAATTAATAAATAATTAAAGTTAATGCTTGTACCTTTAGTTTTAGCATATGCCTCACTTAAATTATCAGCTACTTCAAAAAGTGATTTAACTTCGGTATTTGAAAAATTAGATAAATCTGATTCTTCTAAAATATTTAAAACATTAGAATCTTTTGTAAATTTGTATTCAATTATTTCTTTTACAATTTCGATCAAGTTTAGTGTTAAGACATCAAAATCCATCCCTTGATTATTTGCCTTTTCAAAATAATTTATTATTGTTGCAGGTTCGTTATTTAATATGTTTACTAATATCTGAATTTTTTCAGTTTTTGTTGCTACATAGAAAACTGCTTTTAAGTCCTCAATAGTAATGTGTTCAGAAGTAACGGTCATTAGCTGTTCAATAACATTTGAAGCATCTCTCAATGATCCCTCAGAAATAATTGCTATTTCTTCTAGCACATCTTTGTCTATTTTATATCCTTCATTTTCACAAATAAAATTTAATCTGTTCATAAGTGAGATTCTGTCTATTTTTTTAAAATTAAATATTTGACATCTTGAAAGTATTGTTGCTGGTATTTTTGCATATTCAGTTGTTGCCAAAATAAATATAGCATGTATTGGTGGTTCTTCAAGAGTTTTTAGAAGCGCATTAAATGCAGCCTTTGTTAACATATGAACTTCATCTATAATATAAATTTTATATTTGCCAATAAATGGTAAAGAGTTAATATTATTTTTTATTTCTCTAATTTCATCAACACCATTATTAGATGCAGCATCCATTTCAATAATATCTGGATTTCTTTGTTCATTAGAAGCAAGACAACTTTCGCAAACTTCACATGCTAATCCGTTTAAAAGGTTTGAACAGTTAACACTTTTTGCTAATATTCTGGCTATAGATGTTTTACCAGTTCCTCTTTGTCCAGCAAATAAAAATGAATGACTTATTTTATTATTCTTTAATTCATTTTTTAATATTTCAACGACATTTTGATGTCCTGCTATGTCTTCAAAATTACTTGGTCTGTATTTTCTATATAATGCTTTGTTTTGTTCCATAAACCCTCCAATAAATAAAAATATATTTATTATTAATTTTAACATTTTTGGGTGTTTTTATAAACCTGTTTCAGATATTTAAAATAAAGAAATTTTCAATTTTAAAAGTACTTTATTTATTTATAAATATTATTTTTTAAAAACAAAAAAAGAATATGATTTTTATAAAGGGGGACAGAAACATGAAATGATGAATATCTGACTTTGACGGAACACTTACAGTTAATTCAAAAAAAGAAGTTATAGCAGAAAAAGATTTGAATTTTATTGAAAGATGAACTAAAGAAAATAATTTTATCATTGCCACTGGCAGAGATGTTAGTTATATAAATTATTTAATTGAGCACTATAATTTAAAGTCTGAAT
This is a stretch of genomic DNA from Mesoplasma coleopterae. It encodes these proteins:
- a CDS encoding tRNA1(Val) (adenine(37)-N6)-methyltransferase; translation: MKILNDLLGYENRKIYQDSEMFNFTLDSILIARFVNLKSGINKIVDFGTNNAVIPLIISKYTNAKIVGVEIQEKAAALAIENIKLNNLVDQVEIVNKDIKVYAKEMANKFDAVICNPPFFKKHEESKVKKISEEVVNARHETLITLEEIIKNAGLILKNGGSFTLVHRPERTGEIINLLYKYKFAPKRMQFIHSKVGEEAKTILIDAILEGNEGMQIIKPLISHKEDESYTNELLKYFKD
- the tmk gene encoding dTMP kinase, which gives rise to MFITIEGMDGSGKTTALQRVKKHLEDLNYKVVMTREPGGLPISEKIRDLILNKDSQGMEPWTEALLFIAARKEHLEKVIKPYLEQGYIVISDRFMDSTTAYQGGARGLGVDYLNELQKTILEGFLPDLTLYFELSFEDAEKRLSGRHDEKNRLDEEGRKFKESVKQAFEDLSKKEAQRITVIDASKTPDEVFEQTKNVILEKIELWKKEKH
- the recR gene encoding recombination mediator RecR codes for the protein MNKELFEEIISNINKNNGLTKKTSERLVNNLIIDKFALDNFVKQLNLIKENISICSICNYYEIESKCIICSDESRNQNVICVVASQLDVNNIEKINKYKGLYHILGSEINLNKKKSPSEINFENLLSRIGKNSELILALNATFEGELTTNYIYQLTKNLNINITRIAKGIPMGGSLDYMDETTLESAFKNRKKYEV
- the dnaX gene encoding DNA polymerase III subunit gamma/tau, whose translation is MEQNKALYRKYRPSNFEDIAGHQNVVEILKNELKNNKISHSFLFAGQRGTGKTSIARILAKSVNCSNLLNGLACEVCESCLASNEQRNPDIIEMDAASNNGVDEIREIKNNINSLPFIGKYKIYIIDEVHMLTKAAFNALLKTLEEPPIHAIFILATTEYAKIPATILSRCQIFNFKKIDRISLMNRLNFICENEGYKIDKDVLEEIAIISEGSLRDASNVIEQLMTVTSEHITIEDLKAVFYVATKTEKIQILVNILNNEPATIINYFEKANNQGMDFDVLTLNLIEIVKEIIEYKFTKDSNVLNILEESDLSNFSNTEVKSLFEVADNLSEAYAKTKGTSINFNYLLISVLKTLKNPVEQKIKVSETIKPIIETKDEIIAEKISEGTNIISEPFITNNLEESNSNQIEKPVEESVVETLPTQETQVLFKENIVENEESKLIVEEKNEDEITEVVVEPKVNEENFEIKTLTNLKIQLNKNLVANEEKKTYKIEISEVINLLVGASKNKREEIEAKLNSFFDADEKDNLINPELAKKYINFFNFKVIAASQNEILLRSEDFENVNNLLVTLQNEEQRELIQKEFDKLLFLPIDEEFWNEIKVTFKKLKENGQLPTYKQINYDDYFDSKKQSVVLSHFDDKTIEAASRLFNIDELEIED